A single genomic interval of Psychroserpens sp. NJDZ02 harbors:
- a CDS encoding DUF1269 domain-containing protein, with protein sequence MANIIVIPFKEEDKAIEALHKIKALDAYGDITLYEHMMIRKKEHNQYQVLKDQTDGEGWRVFTGMALGGMAGALVGPLGFVIGLYTGTAVGAVWDVSRSNFEAEFIKNVSKKMTIGTIAIVAEVAEDSSVFIDEALNGLSSEIIRSEAGIEFDDYVDEQVENFEDSIEDEREKLRQATANEKDKIKAKITDLKAKRKAHIVALEAKRKATLNKIKSQTKSRIHKLETRLDGFEHSVTDAYAKARKNRLSKRIKKEEEKLYQLHSALGEDIVD encoded by the coding sequence ATGGCAAATATCATAGTTATTCCTTTTAAGGAAGAAGACAAAGCGATAGAAGCTTTACACAAAATTAAAGCATTGGATGCATATGGTGATATTACATTGTATGAGCATATGATGATTCGTAAAAAAGAGCACAATCAATATCAAGTGTTAAAAGATCAAACCGATGGAGAAGGTTGGAGGGTTTTTACAGGTATGGCGCTTGGTGGGATGGCAGGTGCTTTAGTTGGCCCTCTTGGATTTGTTATTGGGTTGTACACAGGAACTGCGGTAGGTGCGGTTTGGGATGTTAGTCGCTCTAATTTTGAAGCAGAATTTATTAAAAATGTAAGTAAAAAAATGACTATTGGTACTATTGCAATTGTTGCAGAAGTAGCAGAAGATAGTTCTGTGTTTATTGACGAAGCACTTAACGGGTTAAGCTCAGAAATTATTAGAAGTGAAGCAGGTATAGAATTCGATGATTATGTGGATGAACAGGTAGAAAACTTTGAAGATAGTATAGAGGATGAACGCGAAAAACTGAGACAAGCAACAGCAAATGAAAAAGATAAGATTAAGGCTAAGATTACAGATTTAAAAGCAAAACGAAAAGCGCATATCGTCGCGTTAGAAGCTAAAAGAAAAGCCACTTTAAATAAGATTAAAAGCCAAACTAAATCTCGAATTCATAAGTTAGAAACACGTTTGGATGGTTTTGAGCATTCCGTGACGGATGCATACGCTAAGGCTAGAAAAAACAGATTGAGCAAAAGAATCAAAAAGGAAGAAGAAAAATTATATCAATTACACAGTGCTTTAGGTGAGGATATTGTGGATTAA
- a CDS encoding HdeD family acid-resistance protein, with protein sequence METKVLSTVKNWWISLLIGVLYIIAGIWVFQTPLASYVSLSIIFSVFILISGGSQIIFSISNRQEISSWGWYLAGGVLDLIIGVLLITHPLMTMAILPFYIGFWLLFQGFMAIGLSFQIKTFGLLSWGWLLFFGCLIILFSFLLLANPIIAGLSIVYMTALAFISAGIFRIALAFNLKNQNHN encoded by the coding sequence ATGGAAACTAAGGTTTTAAGTACAGTGAAAAATTGGTGGATTTCTCTTTTAATAGGGGTGCTTTATATTATAGCGGGTATTTGGGTTTTTCAAACACCATTAGCTAGTTATGTGTCTTTAAGTATTATTTTTAGTGTGTTTATCCTGATTTCAGGAGGCTCTCAAATTATATTTTCTATTTCTAATAGACAAGAGATCAGTAGTTGGGGGTGGTATTTAGCAGGTGGTGTTTTAGATCTTATAATAGGGGTATTGTTAATTACGCATCCGTTAATGACTATGGCAATTCTACCTTTTTATATTGGGTTTTGGTTGTTGTTTCAGGGGTTTATGGCCATTGGGTTATCCTTTCAGATTAAAACCTTTGGGCTTTTATCTTGGGGGTGGTTGCTATTTTTTGGATGCCTTATTATCCTTTTTTCGTTTCTGCTATTAGCTAATCCTATTATTGCAGGTTTAAGTATTGTATATATGACAGCTTTAGCATTTATTTCTGCTGGTATTTTCAGAATTGCTTTAGCATTCAACTTAAAAAATCAAAATCACAATTAA